Below is a genomic region from Ketogulonicigenium vulgare WSH-001.
GCGGTATGAACCGCCCGATGGCGTTGAATGCGCGACATGTCAGCCAGTGTTTCGGCCTTCATATCCACAATCCAATGCGACTCGCCGCCATCTTGGTAACCGGCGTGACCGCGATGGCGTTCGCTGTCGTCGGTGACCTGCAAATGCGAGGGCGCAAAGGCCTCTTCCAGGCGGTGGCGGATTTTCTCAGCCATTGTCATATTTTTTCCCGATCCTCTTCAATTCTCTGCCGCTTCATTTAAACTCTCGCCCTCGAGTCGGGAAGGCACGCAGCGTCGGAAAGGCAGGCACCATGAAAAACGACCCCTTTGGTTTTGATATTTCAGTATCGTCCGCCAAAAAGAAAAATCCGCGCACCAGACGCGGGATGACAGGCGCGGTCGAAACATCGACCCGCAATTGCGACAAGCCGGGCTGCGAGGCACACGGCCAATTCCGTGCGCCCAAATCGCCCGATACGCTGGATGACTTTTGGTGGTTCTGCAAAGACCACGTCCGCGAATATAACCTGAAGTGGAACTTCTTCGAAGGCGTCCCCGAGACCGAGCTGCAAGACCAGATCGACAAGGAAAAGGCCTGGGGCCCGACCAAACCCTTTGGCAAGCGCACCGATGAACAACGCGCCTGGGCGCGCCTCGGTGTCGAGGATGCCCATCAGGTGCTGGGCGACAACGCCACCCGCAACCATGGCCGCGCCGGCCCCGAGGGCGGCCGCCGCCGCCTGCCCCCGACCGAGCGCCGCGCCATCGAAGTGCTGGAAGTCAGCGAAAACGCCACCAAGCCCGAGATTCGCAAAGCCTATAAGGCGCTGATCAAACTGCTGCACCCCGATATGAACGGCGGTGATCGCAGCCAAGAGGAACAACTGCAGCAGGTCGTTTGGGCCTGGGAGCAGGTGAAAGACAGCCGCAGCTTCCGCGACGAATAGGCGCGTTTGCTGAAAGCGCAGGCAAGCCGCCCTGACCGGCTTGCACATGGCGCGTGGATCATCCACTAGTTCAGGGATAAATTACTGGGGAAGATCATGGCGACGAATAGTGTCAAACCGACCGAGGAAGTCTCGGTCCGTGAGGTTTTCGGCATCGACACCGATATGCGTGTAAAGGCTTTTGCCGAAGCAACCGACCGCGTGCCCGCCATCGATCCAACCTATAAGTTCGACCCCGACACCACTTTGGCCATTCTGGCCGGCTTTGCCTATAACCGCCGCGTCATGGTGCAGGGCTATCACGGTACGGGTAAATCGACCCATATCGAACAGGTGGCCGCCCGCCTGAACTGGCCGACCGTGCGTGTGAACCTGGATAGCCACATCAGCCGGATCGACTTGATCGGCAAGGATGCGATCAAGCTGAAAGACGGCGTGCAGGTGACCGAGTTCCAAGAGGGCATCCTGCCTTGGGCCCTGCGCAACAATGTCGCCATCGTATTCGACGAATATGACGCGGGTCGCCCCGATGTGATGTTCGTGATCCAGCGCATTTTGGAAACCGACGGCAAGCTGACGCTGCTCGATCAAAACGCGATCATCGACCCGCATCCCTATTTCCGCATTTTTGCGACCGCGAACACCGTGGGCCTTGGCGATACCACCGGCCTCTACCACGGCACGCAGCAGATCAACCAAGCGCAGATGGACCGTTGGTCGCTGGTCGCTACGCTGAACTACCTCAGCCACGATGCCGAAACCGCCATCGTCTTGGCCAAGAACCCGCATTACAACACGGCGGAGGGCCGCAAGCATATCAGCCAGATGGTTGCGCTGGCCGACCTGACGCGCAAGGCGTTCATCAATGGCGAATTGTCGACCGTCATGAGCCCGCGCACCGTGCTGGCCTGGGCGCAAAATGCCGAGATCTTCCGCTCGATCGGTTATGCGTTCCGCCTGACCTTCTTGAACAAATGTGACGAGCTCGAGCGTCAGACCGTTGCCGAATTCTATCAGCGCTGTTTTGCCGAAGAGCTTCCCGAAAGCGCCGTGTCGAACGCGATCAAGTAAACAAAAAAACCCCGCCAAACGGCGGGGTTTTTCTTTGGGCTTATGGCCCGGAAAATTAGGCTTTGGCAGCTTTGGTGGCGTTTGCCCACCAGACCAGATCGTCAAAGGTTGCGGTGACCGAACCGGCCAGCACGGGTGCAACTTCCGACATGTCGGCGTTTTGGCCGCCCAGCGGGTGCACTTTGAAGAATTCGGTGCCGCCCAGATGGATACCGTTACGGACGGGAACCATTTGCAGTTCGACCGCGATGTTGCGCAGGTGCTCGGCGGCGCGGGCAGCGCCCAGCGAGCCGTAACCAAAGACGGCGGCAGGCTTGCGGGCCCATTCAACGTAAGCTTGGTCCAGAGCGTTCTTCAGCGCGCCGGTGATCGAGCGGTTGTATTCGGCCGTCACGAACAGATAGCCGTCGAATTCAGCGATTTTCTTTTGCCATGCGACAGCGTGTGCGTCCGACGAGGGAACCCATGCGTTCGAGGCCACTTCGTTGAACAGCGGCAGGTCGAAATCGCGCAGGTCAACCAGCTCGGCTTCGAAATCGTCGCGGGCTTGCGCTTGTTCCAGGATCCACTGGGCGGGCTTGTCGGCAAAGCGCGATTCGCGGGTTTGACCGATGATGATGGCAATTTTCGGGAGGGACATGGCGGTTTCCATTGGTTTGTCAGTTTCGATTGGTTACCATAAAAGCGAACACTGTGACGCGCGCAAGAAGGCACGATTATGCAACCAGATTACCATGACGAAACCAGTGGCTGCCTTAGGGTCAGTGAAATGCTGGGCCGGATCGCCAATAAATGGACGCTTTTGATCGTGCGCGAACTGGGTGACGGCCCCAAACGCTTTAACGCGCTGCGCCGGGACATCGGCGATATTTCGCAAAAAATGTTGTCCAGCACGCTGAAAACACTGGAACGTGATGGCATCATTATCCGCGATGTGACCCCCACGACGCCCCCGCAGGTGGAATACAGTCTGACGCCGCTGGGACGCGATATGCAGGCGCCGGTGAATGCGCTAGCGGAATGGGCGATGCGCAATGCGGATACAATGGATGCATCGCGCAATCGTTTTGACATGCGCAACCACGCGTAAGCGCGCCAGCCTCTTGCCCATGCGCGCGCGTGGTGCTTTACCAATGGTATGACACATCCGACTGACAACCCCGCAGATCCGTTCAAGAAAGCCTTGGCCGAGGCGACACGCGTCATGGCTGACGATCCCGATCTGTCGGTCAGCTTCTCGCTGGACCCACCGGGGCTGTCTGGCGATGCGATGCGCCTGCCGCAGGTCAGTCGCCGCCTGACCAAGGATGAGGTGCTGCTTGCACGCGGCACGGCTGACGGTCTGGCGCTGCGCCACCGCTATCACGACGCGGGCGTGGCCGCCCGCTATGCCCCCCAAGGCGCTCTGGCGCGCGAGCTTTATGATGCGATGGAATCGGCGCGGGTCGAGGCGCTGGGTGCCCGCTTCATGCCTGGCACCGCCGATAACATCGACGCCCGTATCGCCAACGAGGCGCAGCGCAAAGGCTATGCCCAGATCCGCAGCCAGCAAGAGGCGCCCCTCGCCGTGGCCGCCGGTTATCTGGTGCGCCAGCTTGCCACCGGCCGCCCGCTGCCCGAGGGTGCCAGCAATGTGCTGGATCTGTGGCGCGGCTTTATCGAGAATCAATGCGGCAATCGTCTGGATCAGATCGATGCGCTGCTGGACGACCAACAGGCCTTTGCCCGCTTTGCCCGTCAGGTGATCGGTGATCTGGGTTATGCCGATCAGCTGGGCGATGACCCCGACGCCGAAGACCCCGATGCCGAGGATGATGCCTCCGACGAGGTCGAAGAGCAGTCGCCCGAATCCCCCGGCAACGAGGAGGACGAGCAAGAAGACCAGGACAGCTCGCCCGAACGTGCGCAGGACGAACAGCAAGATCAAAGCGAGGCGCAGGTCTCGACCGATCAAGAAGACGATGCCGAGGATGTCGAAGAGCAGGAGATGTCGGACGCCGACACCCCGCCCGAGCCGCCCGCCCCCGCGCCCTATTCCGACGCCGATCCGACCTATAAGGTCTATACGACCGCCTATGACGAGATCGTTTCCGCCGAAGAGCTGGCCGAAGCGGCCGAGCTGGAGCGTCTGCGCGCCTATCTGGACCAGCAGCTCGACCCGCTCAAAGGTGCGGTCAGCCGCCTTGCGAACAAGCTGCAACGCCGTCTGATGGCGCAGCAGAACCGCAGTTGGCAGTTCGACCGCGAGGAAGGCATCTTGGACGCCGCCCGCCTTGCGCGCGTGGTGGCGAACCCGACCCTGCCCTTGTCCTTCAAGGTCGAAAAAGACACCGAATTCCGCGACACCTGCGTGACGCTGGTGCTGGACAACTCGGGCTCGATGCGCGGGCGGCCGATCTCCATCGCGGCGATCTGCGCCGATGTGCTGGCCCGCACGCTCGAGCGGTCGGGCGTCAAGGTCGAGATCCTCGGCTTTACCACCCGCGCCTGGAAGGGCGGCCAATCGCGCGAAGCCTGGCTGGCCGAGGGTCGCCCGCAATTGCCGGGCCGCCTGAACGATCTGCGCCACATCATTTACAAGGCCGCCGACGCCCCGTGGCGCCGCGCCAAGGCGAACCTTGGCCTGATGATGAAAGAGGGGCTGCTGAAAGAAAACATCGACGGCGAGGCGCTGGAATGGGCGCATCGTCGTCTCGGCGCCCGCCCCGAAGCGCGCAAGATTATGATGGTGATCTCGGACGGCGCGCCGGTGGACGATTCGACGCTGTCGGCGAACCCCTCGACCTTCCTCGAAAAACATCTGCGCGACGTGATCGCGATGATCGAAAAACGCAAACAGGTCGAACTGATCGCCATCGGGATCGGCCATGATGTAACGCGCTATTACCAACATGCGGTGACGATTACAGACGTCGACCAGTTGGCGGGCGCGATGACGGAACAATTGGCCGCACTTTTTGAGGCGGACCCGCGCAAGCGGGCCCGCGCGATGGCCAATCGCAGATAGGAAGACCCATGTTTCAAAGCTTTACCGTAGCCTCGCGTCCCGAACAGGGCCCGCCGCGCTTGGCCGCTCTGCGCGCCCAGATGCAGGCCAAGCAGGTTGATGCCTTTCTGGTGCCGCGCGCCGATGCGTGGCAGGGCGAATATGTCGCGCCTTGCGATGCGCGCCTTGGATGGCTGACGGGCTTTACCGGATCGGCGGGCTTTGCCGCCGTCACCGCGACCGAGGCGGGTGTCTTCATCGACGGCCGCTATCGCCTGCAGGTGCGCAATCAGGTCGCCGATGTTTTCACCCCCGTCCACTGGCCCGAAGTGCAACTGGCCGATTGGCTGGGCGAGCGGCTGAATGCCGGTCAGGTGCTGGCCTATGATCCGTGGCTGCATACGGCGTCCGAGGTCGAGGGGCTGCGCAATCACTTTACCCCGCTGGGGATCGAGATGCATCCGCTGGAAAATCTGGTGGATGCGATCTGGGACGACCGCCCCGCCGCGCCTGATGCGCCGTTCTTTGCCCATCCGATCGAATTTGCAGGCGTGCCGCATGGCGAAAAGCGCGCAGCGCTTGCCGCCGATCTGCAAAAGCGCAAGGTCGATGCTGTCGTGATCACCCTGCCCGATTCCATCGCTTGGCTGCTGAATATCCGCGGCAATGACGTGGTGCATAATCCTGTGCCGCAGGCGTTTTTGATCCTGAACGCAGGCGGCGGCGCGACGCTGTTCGCGCGCACCGGCAAGGTCGATGACATCCGCGACCATCTGGGGGCCGATATCGCGATTGCCGAACAAGCGGCTTTCCTGCCCGCGCTGGCCGACCTTGAAGGTCGCATCCAGATCGACCCGAAATCCGCGCCCGATATCGTCGCCAGTACGCTGACTGCCGCCGGTGCCGAGATTATCGCCGCGATGGACCCCTGCCTGTTGCCCAAAGCCTGTAAAAACCCGGTCGAGATCGAGGGGATGCGCGCCGCACATATCCGCGACGCTGCGGCCGTGGTGAACTTTCTGGCCTGGGTTGATGCCGAAGCGCCCAAAGGCGGCCTGACCGAGATCAGCGTGACCGAACGGCTGGAACAGTTCCGCAGCGCCAGCAATGCGCTGAAAGAGATCAGCTTTGACACGATTGCAGGCGCTGGCCCCAATGGCGCCATCATGCATTACCGCGTCGATGAAAACAGCAACCGCCCCGTCAAGATGAACGAGCTGCTGCTGGTTGATTCGGGTGCGCAATATGCGGATGGCACGACCGACATCACCCGCACGGTTGTCATCGGCAATGCGCCCGATGATTCCGCCGAAAACTACACCCGCGTGCTGCAAGGGCTGATCGCCATCAGCCGTGCCCGCTTTCCGCGCGGCGTCGCTGGGATGCATCTGGATGCGCTCGCGCGTTTCCCACTTTGGATGGCTGGCCGCGATTTCGACCATGGGACCGGCCACGGTGTGGGCGCCTATCTGTCGGTGCATGAGGGGCCGCAGCGCCTGTCGCGCATCTCGGATATTGCCCTGCGCGAAGGCATGATCTTGTCGAATGAGCCGGGCTATTATCGCCCCGGCTCTTACGGGATTCGCCTTGAAAACCTGATCGTGACGGTGAAAGCGCCGGTGCTTGCCGGGGCGGATGATCGCGATATGCTGGCGTTCGAGACACTGACCTTTGTACCGTTCGACCGCCGTCTGATCATCACCGCCATGCTGTCCCCGGACGAGGCCGCATGGATCGACGCCTATCACGTCAAGGTCTTGCACGATATCGGGCCGCGCGTCGCGGGCGATACCGCGAAATGGTTAACACAGGCCTGCGCGCCACTGTGATGGCATAAAGCTTTAATCTAGCCGCTGTATGGCATATACAGCCCCAAATTTAACCCGCAGACCCCAAGACGGGAACATGAGGAAGATATGAGCGATAAGACCTCTCACGATAGCGACGTCACCTTCATCCGTGCTCTGGCCGAGCTGCTGCGCGAGAACGATCTGACCGAGCTGGAGGTCATGCGCGAATACGGTGAGGATAGCACCCTCAACGTCCGTGTCAGCCGCCAGACCCAAACCATCGTTCAGGCCGCGCCGACCCAGGTCATGGCCGCCCCTGTCGCCGCAGCGCCCGCCGCTGTTGCTGTCGCCGCCCCCGCAGCCGATCCGGCCAGCCATCCAGGCACAGTGAAATCGCCGATGGTCGGCACCGCCTATTTGCAGCCGGAACCGGGCGTCGCGGCCTTTGTCAGCGTCGGATCGACCGTGAAAGAAGGCGATACGCTGCTGATCATCGAAGCGATGAAGACCATGAACCAGATCCCCGCGCCGCGCGCCGGCAAGATCACTAAAATTCTGGTGCAAGATGGCCAGCCCGTCGAATACGGCGCGCCTTTGGTCATCATCGAGTAAGGCGGCGCTATGTTCGATAAGATCCTTATCGCCAACCGGGGCGAGATTGCCCTGCGCGTGATCCGCGCCGCGCGCGAGATGGGCATCGCCACAGTGGCTGTCCATTCGACCGCCGATTCCGATGCCATGCATGTGCGCATGGCGGATGAGGCGATCTGCATCGGCCCGCCGTCCTCGTCGCAAAGCTATCTGTCGTTCCCGGCAATCATCGCCGCCTGCGAGATCAGCGGCGCACAGGCGATCCATCCCGGCTATGGCTTTTTGTCCGAGAATGCGAATTTCGTGCAGGTCGTCGAAGACCACGGCCTGACGTTCATTGGCCCGCGCGCGGAACACATCCGTATCATGGGCGACAAGATCACCGCCAAGGATACGATGAAGGCGCTGGGCGTGCCCTGCGTGCCCGGCTCGGACGGCGGCGTGCCGACGGTCGAGGATGCGCGCCGTGTCGCGGCCGAGATCGGCTATCCGGTCATCATCAAAGCCACCGCCGGTGGCGGCGGTCGCGGCATGAAAGTGGCGCAGGACGCGA
It encodes:
- the cobT gene encoding cobaltochelatase subunit CobT, which translates into the protein MTHPTDNPADPFKKALAEATRVMADDPDLSVSFSLDPPGLSGDAMRLPQVSRRLTKDEVLLARGTADGLALRHRYHDAGVAARYAPQGALARELYDAMESARVEALGARFMPGTADNIDARIANEAQRKGYAQIRSQQEAPLAVAAGYLVRQLATGRPLPEGASNVLDLWRGFIENQCGNRLDQIDALLDDQQAFARFARQVIGDLGYADQLGDDPDAEDPDAEDDASDEVEEQSPESPGNEEDEQEDQDSSPERAQDEQQDQSEAQVSTDQEDDAEDVEEQEMSDADTPPEPPAPAPYSDADPTYKVYTTAYDEIVSAEELAEAAELERLRAYLDQQLDPLKGAVSRLANKLQRRLMAQQNRSWQFDREEGILDAARLARVVANPTLPLSFKVEKDTEFRDTCVTLVLDNSGSMRGRPISIAAICADVLARTLERSGVKVEILGFTTRAWKGGQSREAWLAEGRPQLPGRLNDLRHIIYKAADAPWRRAKANLGLMMKEGLLKENIDGEALEWAHRRLGARPEARKIMMVISDGAPVDDSTLSANPSTFLEKHLRDVIAMIEKRKQVELIAIGIGHDVTRYYQHAVTITDVDQLAGAMTEQLAALFEADPRKRARAMANRR
- the accB gene encoding acetyl-CoA carboxylase biotin carboxyl carrier protein — translated: MSDKTSHDSDVTFIRALAELLRENDLTELEVMREYGEDSTLNVRVSRQTQTIVQAAPTQVMAAPVAAAPAAVAVAAPAADPASHPGTVKSPMVGTAYLQPEPGVAAFVSVGSTVKEGDTLLIIEAMKTMNQIPAPRAGKITKILVQDGQPVEYGAPLVIIE
- a CDS encoding J domain-containing protein, translated to MKNDPFGFDISVSSAKKKNPRTRRGMTGAVETSTRNCDKPGCEAHGQFRAPKSPDTLDDFWWFCKDHVREYNLKWNFFEGVPETELQDQIDKEKAWGPTKPFGKRTDEQRAWARLGVEDAHQVLGDNATRNHGRAGPEGGRRRLPPTERRAIEVLEVSENATKPEIRKAYKALIKLLHPDMNGGDRSQEEQLQQVVWAWEQVKDSRSFRDE
- a CDS encoding BolA family protein; amino-acid sequence: MTMAEKIRHRLEEAFAPSHLQVTDDSERHRGHAGYQDGGESHWIVDMKAETLADMSRIQRHRAVHTALGADVMGKIHALSLNLD
- a CDS encoding NADPH-dependent FMN reductase; translated protein: MSLPKIAIIIGQTRESRFADKPAQWILEQAQARDDFEAELVDLRDFDLPLFNEVASNAWVPSSDAHAVAWQKKIAEFDGYLFVTAEYNRSITGALKNALDQAYVEWARKPAAVFGYGSLGAARAAEHLRNIAVELQMVPVRNGIHLGGTEFFKVHPLGGQNADMSEVAPVLAGSVTATFDDLVWWANATKAAKA
- the cobS gene encoding cobaltochelatase subunit CobS, translating into MATNSVKPTEEVSVREVFGIDTDMRVKAFAEATDRVPAIDPTYKFDPDTTLAILAGFAYNRRVMVQGYHGTGKSTHIEQVAARLNWPTVRVNLDSHISRIDLIGKDAIKLKDGVQVTEFQEGILPWALRNNVAIVFDEYDAGRPDVMFVIQRILETDGKLTLLDQNAIIDPHPYFRIFATANTVGLGDTTGLYHGTQQINQAQMDRWSLVATLNYLSHDAETAIVLAKNPHYNTAEGRKHISQMVALADLTRKAFINGELSTVMSPRTVLAWAQNAEIFRSIGYAFRLTFLNKCDELERQTVAEFYQRCFAEELPESAVSNAIK
- a CDS encoding winged helix-turn-helix transcriptional regulator, coding for MQPDYHDETSGCLRVSEMLGRIANKWTLLIVRELGDGPKRFNALRRDIGDISQKMLSSTLKTLERDGIIIRDVTPTTPPQVEYSLTPLGRDMQAPVNALAEWAMRNADTMDASRNRFDMRNHA
- a CDS encoding aminopeptidase P family protein, whose protein sequence is MFQSFTVASRPEQGPPRLAALRAQMQAKQVDAFLVPRADAWQGEYVAPCDARLGWLTGFTGSAGFAAVTATEAGVFIDGRYRLQVRNQVADVFTPVHWPEVQLADWLGERLNAGQVLAYDPWLHTASEVEGLRNHFTPLGIEMHPLENLVDAIWDDRPAAPDAPFFAHPIEFAGVPHGEKRAALAADLQKRKVDAVVITLPDSIAWLLNIRGNDVVHNPVPQAFLILNAGGGATLFARTGKVDDIRDHLGADIAIAEQAAFLPALADLEGRIQIDPKSAPDIVASTLTAAGAEIIAAMDPCLLPKACKNPVEIEGMRAAHIRDAAAVVNFLAWVDAEAPKGGLTEISVTERLEQFRSASNALKEISFDTIAGAGPNGAIMHYRVDENSNRPVKMNELLLVDSGAQYADGTTDITRTVVIGNAPDDSAENYTRVLQGLIAISRARFPRGVAGMHLDALARFPLWMAGRDFDHGTGHGVGAYLSVHEGPQRLSRISDIALREGMILSNEPGYYRPGSYGIRLENLIVTVKAPVLAGADDRDMLAFETLTFVPFDRRLIITAMLSPDEAAWIDAYHVKVLHDIGPRVAGDTAKWLTQACAPL